The genomic stretch TGCTCCAGACTTTGAAAAGGTGGCCCGGAGTCACATTTATAACTCTGACATTTTGCAAGCTGATGGAGAAGATGCAGCTTTTGAGGTTCTTTTAGGGAAGACCACGATGTTCCCTCCAAATATTTTGTTAGAACATGATGTTCCCGTTTATAAAGCCATACAAAGACCAGGAGAATTCATTGTCACCTTTCCTCGAGCTTATCATGCAGGTTTCAGCCATGGTGAGGTGGTTTTGAGCAATGTTCCGTTTTATAAATCCTTTATTGCTTGACATCTGAAGGTTTCTTTATAGGTATGCTTATTCTGTTTGGGCATTATTTGAGTTTCATTATATGATTTTATATGTAGGATTCAATTGTGGCGAGGCTGTAAATTTTGCTATTGGTGATTGGTTTCCATTAGGTGCTGTGGCTAGCCAACGATATGCAGTTCTTAACAGGATTCCATTACTTCCGCATGAGGAACTCCTCTGTAGGGAAGCAGTGCTGCTTTCTAAAAGTCGTCAGCTTTCAAGAGAAGATCTGAACTCGCAAAAATGCATCAAATTATCATTTGTGTCCTTAATACGCTTCCATCACTTTGCTCGTTGGTCCCTTATGAAATTGGGTGCCCGTGCATGCAATAATAGAGAGACTGTACTATGTAGCATTTGCAGACGTGACTGTTATGTTTCTCATGTTAAGTGCTATTGCATCATCGATCCAATCTGTTTGCACCATGGTATGCACCAACTTAAGCTGAAATTTATATTTTTCCCGACATGATTTTCTCCTCCACTGCTTGACTTGTTTAATTTCCATTATGCTGTTAAGAGAAAGAGCTTGAAAGCTGCAATTGTGGTGTTTCTCGTTTAATATATCTGAGGGAGGACATTGTGGAATTGGAGTCTTTATCATGGACATTTGAACATGAGGATGATTTAAGAGAGGAAGTGCACCAGCTGATTCAAAAGAGTGGCAACTTTGGTATATGGTCAAAGTCATTTTACAATGCTGAAGATGTTTATGTTCCATATTGTGAGATAAATTTCGAGGCAATATCTGAAGCTAGTTGTAACAAGCATGAAACAGTAGGATCTATTTTGTTTCCTAGATCAGTGACATCATCGGTGGAGTTAAAACAATGTTTATTGCATAATCATGTAAGAATTTCTGTTAGTCCATATTTTCTGATTTTGCAATTTATTCTCATTTTAGTTTTACTTTTCAATTAATTCTGCATGCAGGACATAAAAACTAATACAGGACTATCATTGTGCACCAAGTTACCTGGTTCATGTCAATCTGCCATGCGAAACCCAAATAGAACTTTAATTTCTTGTCAAGCTGGTAACAAAACTTCAGTTAGGCAAGAGAGTGATGATTCTGATGCCGAAATCTTCATAATCAAACGAAGATCTACAGTCCAAAAAGATATAACATCTGAGGGTAATGTTGATTCAAGCCACGCTGAATATCAGGTTTGTACCAATGCAACTGGATATTTAGTCCTTCTATTCAGTCTAGATTTGCAAATGGAAACCTTAATCTGGGCAGCAATACCTTCCAAATCATATATTTTGCTCTTTTCAGAGAAATTTTTGGTGTCCGTGGGATTGTGTTTCCATTATAGCAAATTTTTCATGCCTAGAGGGACAATATACTTATAATGGTAATCTTCCCCCTTCAAATGTACTTTTGATCAAACTTCAAAGATTACCCATGCTACATTGTATGTACAATACTAGAATTAGAAAAGAACAAGAGGAAAATAAGTAGACCAAAAGGCTTCTTAGTCCCGACCCATTTTGTTTTCATGGATACGGTTTAGTTAGCTGATGTCCTTTTAATTGCTTTACTATTGTGCAAATCCAATGCTGCAACCAAAAATCTTTCCCTGGATATCATGGCAATGCCATTTGCAGGTAGCTTGCCTCATTAAGCTTTTCACAAACACGCAACTCTGTCTAGCTCTGACTTGATCTTTGTTCAAACTCATGTGGCTTCTTCCTTTAATGTTGTACATTTGGTTTCAATTTGCTCAGCAAACTTGTTTAACTTTGCAGTTTCATGaccttatttttataaattttagggGCTAAAACGGTTAAAGAAGCTCCGTGAAGAAGGTAGGCAGCCATCTCCAGCATTATCACAATTTAGACAATGTGAAAAGAAGCTTGAAGCTGCTATCAGCAGGACTTGTATACCATTGCTTTCAAGAAACGGACAGGAATCTTCTGGCGAAAAGCTTGTCATACTTAAACATCATAACAAAGTTGTTGACACACCAGGCCATTCAAACAGGATTTCACCACTATCTAATGAACTTGGGCAAAAGCGTTTAATGTCAAAGGGCATTTTTTATCCTATTGAAGCAGATAAGCCGAGGGATTCATCCTGTAAATTACCATTTCCAGGAAGCTAATACGCTACTCGACGCACCAATGCTAACTTCTGATTTTGACTGGGCTCTAACAGCTGAGGAAATGACTCGGCCAACAGATTGGCAGCTATTTTCCATGTTCAGGAGGTGATTTGGAAAGGATGCCCGTAATCGATTCTTTGTGCAAGCCTCAAATGAGACGCTGACACGATTTGATTCTCAAacatgttttctttcttttttgatATTATGTCAGCAAACACTCGGCCTTTTTCTATTTTGCCGGTGATGCATATTGGGGATTGTAGGTGTTACCACTATCGTCACAATTAGCTCACTTCTGCTAATTTgagattaagttaattttttaacatgGCTCAGCTTCTCATGTTTCTATAATTTGAACAGAATGTTAGAGATTAAGAGCTAGTAAGGAAACATTTTTTTGTCTGCAAAATTTAACTGAAAAATTGTCTTTCGTCGTCGGACTCCTTGCATTTCAGTGTAGTGTTGATGAAGCAGCTGAGGAAAATTGTTTATTGTGTTTCTAAGAGTTTATAATGCTCGTAAGAATTTCAGGTGGAGTATTCAAGTTTTTGTTTAATTGAAACAATTCATATCTTTGTTTACGTTTTGGATGTAAAATTATACGAATCACTCCATGtaaatatttcagcttccagctTATCAAACAACGTGTATTTCTTTTCCAATTATCTGTGACAAACATCAATGATGATTCTACTATTGGCTATTGCACTGAAGTGTACTTGTGTATAAAGGCCAATAAAGgtggtgatttttttttatataattgacATCATGTATTGAATTTACACCAATTAGTTTTGGGACAATCAGCTCCgactaattttgaaatgatcgacttaattttataaaaattttcatccatcattaaaataaatcaaaaaatattcaCAAAAAATAGCCTACAATTTCATATTCTATCAACtgtccattaaaaaaaaatatcacggTGATCGTAGAATTGCGATAGGCTGGCAACAAAGAGCACGAATTCTCTTGACCACAAAGTATGATCCAGAGGATAGATCAATTCACTCATAGGTGAAATTTTATGGACCCATCTGTTATATAAATAGGATCCATAAAATTCCATCTATAAATGACTTCTGGTCCAAGAATAAATTAAAGATTGTGGTTCAGAGGATCTAGACTGGGCAACAACAGTTGCATGATGTATGTTCATGAAGTCTCTTTGAAATCATCACCACAGTTTGAGGGACTTTTCTATTTCCTCCTCTTTTGTTCATATATGAGAGCTGCTCATGCTTTTAGgaaatctaaaaataatatttccgaaaaaaaaaatttcataagtTTTTTTGTGGAGATTTTGCTCATAAGCATCAAAAGGTGTAAAAAAAAACCCGGAGTTGCAGTGTAGTGATTAGCCCttcaaataattaatcaaatatttaagAATTGAAGCTACGGTCGCATTTCAAGGATTTTTCTAGGACGGCAACTCTAAGCATATTAGTTATTTGGATGAGTATCCGTGAACAATTATTAAATTATTCATATAGTTGGTAGAAAACTTTTATGAGATGTTACATCATCTCCGGATTAATCAATTCAGAGTAGTATATATCTGAAGGAAAAAAGAAGTGTTAACCTCTATTTTAACGAAAAAGGCATTAGAAATTCACCTGCCCCAATAAATGGCAACTCACATGGATTTATAAGGGATCggctaattttaatttcaatagaACCAAATGAACAATCTGAACAGGTAATTGTCTTTACTATAAGGTAAGTTATCAAAGAGGAAATACCGCGGACATAAACGATGAGATGATTGTATGTGGAGTAACACTTACCATCCAAAATGCCAATGCTACCCTGAACAAAAGGGATGTTGCTTTAGATGCAGTGACAGTGAAGTTAAATTTTACTGTGATCTAATAAGCTCCGTTAAGTATGTAGATAGTTTAAGTAAAAAAGTCCTAATAAGTAAAATTGAATAGATACTAAAAGTCTACTAGATCGGATACTAGGTCATGGAAGTTTTAACAGATTAAGAATATCAAACACGGAAGTCTAAATAGGTAATTG from Zingiber officinale cultivar Zhangliang chromosome 5B, Zo_v1.1, whole genome shotgun sequence encodes the following:
- the LOC121984841 gene encoding lysine-specific demethylase JMJ706-like isoform X1 produces the protein MSEIRENTLRTSAPCGTRMLRNADTDAFSDVSGSIKDAFCKNPAKKFCMSNLEWIEKIPECPIFHPSREEFKDPLDYLQQIAPVASRYGICKIISPISASVSAGAVLMKEQIGFKFTTRVQPLHLAEWVVDDKATFFMSGRKYTFREFETMANKYFSQRYYSSGCLPTKFLEEQFWHKFAFGQTELVEYACDIDGSAFSSSPRDQLGQSNWNLKRFSRLSKSVLRHLQYAIPVSTPFATSVSICFLSSSLFCGLLKGVTDPMLYIGMVFSMFAWHVEDHYLYSINYHHCGASKTWYGIPGHSAPDFEKVARSHIYNSDILQADGEDAAFEVLLGKTTMFPPNILLEHDVPVYKAIQRPGEFIVTFPRAYHAGFSHGFNCGEAVNFAIGDWFPLGAVASQRYAVLNRIPLLPHEELLCREAVLLSKSRQLSREDLNSQKCIKLSFVSLIRFHHFARWSLMKLGARACNNRETVLCSICRRDCYVSHVKCYCIIDPICLHHEKELESCNCGVSRLIYLREDIVELESLSWTFEHEDDLREEVHQLIQKSGNFGIWSKSFYNAEDVYVPYCEINFEAISEASCNKHETVGSILFPRSVTSSVELKQCLLHNHDIKTNTGLSLCTKLPGSCQSAMRNPNRTLISCQAGNKTSVRQESDDSDAEIFIIKRRSTVQKDITSEGNVDSSHAEYQGLKRLKKLREEGRQPSPALSQFRQCEKKLEAAISRTCIPLLSRNGQESSGEKLVILKHHNKVVDTPGHSNRISPLSNELGQKRLMSKGIFYPIEADKPRDSSCKLPFPGS
- the LOC121984841 gene encoding lysine-specific demethylase JMJ706-like isoform X3; the encoded protein is MSEIRENTLRTSAPCGTRMLRNADTDAFSDVSGSIKDAFCKNPAKKFCMSNLEWIEKIPECPIFHPSREEFKDPLDYLQQIAPVASRYGICKIISPISASVSAGAVLMKEQIGFKFTTRVQPLHLAEWVVDDKATFFMSGRKYTFREFETMANKYFSQRYYSSGCLPTKFLEEQFWHKFAFGQTELVEYACDIDGSAFSSSPRDQLGQSNWNLKRFSRLSKSVLRHLQYAIPVSTPFATSVSICFLSSSLFCGLLKGVTDPMLYIGMVFSMFAWHVEDHYLYSINYHHCGASKTWYGIPGHSAPDFEKVARSHIYNSDILQADGEDAAFEVLLGKTTMFPPNILLEHDVPVYKAIQRPGEFIVTFPRAYHAGFSHGFNCGEAVNFAIGDWFPLGAVASQRYAVLNRIPLLPHEELLCREAVLLSKSRQLSREDLNSQKCIKLSFVSLIRFHHFARWSLMKLGARACNNRETVLCSICRRDCYVSHVKCYCIIDPICLHHEKELESCNCGVSRLIYLREDIVELESLSWTFEHEDDLREEVHQLIQKSGNFGIWSKSFYNAEDVYVPYCEINFEAISEASCNKHETVGSILFPRSVTSSVELKQCLLHNHDIKTNTGLSLCTKLPGSCQSAMRNPNRTLISCQAGNKTSVRQESDDSDAEIFIIKRRSTVQKDITSEGNVDSSHAEYQRNFWCPWDCVSIIANFSCLEGQYTYNGNLPPSNVLLIKLQRLPMLHCMYNTRIRKEQEENK
- the LOC121984841 gene encoding lysine-specific demethylase JMJ706-like isoform X2, which produces MSEIRENTLRTSAPCGTRMLRNADTDAFSDVSGSIKDAFCKNPAKKFCMSNLEWIEKIPECPIFHPSREEFKDPLDYLQQIAPVASRYGICKIISPISASVSAGAVLMKEQIGFKFTTRVQPLHLAEWVVDDKATFFMSGRKYTFREFETMANKYFSQRYYSSGCLPTKFLEEQFWHKFAFGQTELVEYACDIDGSAFSSSPRDQLGQSNWNLKRFSRLSKSVLRHLQYAIPGVTDPMLYIGMVFSMFAWHVEDHYLYSINYHHCGASKTWYGIPGHSAPDFEKVARSHIYNSDILQADGEDAAFEVLLGKTTMFPPNILLEHDVPVYKAIQRPGEFIVTFPRAYHAGFSHGFNCGEAVNFAIGDWFPLGAVASQRYAVLNRIPLLPHEELLCREAVLLSKSRQLSREDLNSQKCIKLSFVSLIRFHHFARWSLMKLGARACNNRETVLCSICRRDCYVSHVKCYCIIDPICLHHEKELESCNCGVSRLIYLREDIVELESLSWTFEHEDDLREEVHQLIQKSGNFGIWSKSFYNAEDVYVPYCEINFEAISEASCNKHETVGSILFPRSVTSSVELKQCLLHNHDIKTNTGLSLCTKLPGSCQSAMRNPNRTLISCQAGNKTSVRQESDDSDAEIFIIKRRSTVQKDITSEGNVDSSHAEYQGLKRLKKLREEGRQPSPALSQFRQCEKKLEAAISRTCIPLLSRNGQESSGEKLVILKHHNKVVDTPGHSNRISPLSNELGQKRLMSKGIFYPIEADKPRDSSCKLPFPGS